In Vicugna pacos chromosome 10, VicPac4, whole genome shotgun sequence, the following proteins share a genomic window:
- the P2RX3 gene encoding P2X purinoceptor 3: MNCISDFFTYETTKSVVVKSWTIGIINRAVQLLIISYFVGWVFLHEKAYQVRDTAIESSVVTKVKGFGRYANRVMDVSDYVTPPQGTSVFVIITKMIVTENQMQGFCPESEEKFRCVSDSQCGPERFPAGGILTGRCVNYSSVLQTCEVQGWCPAEVDTVETPVMMEAENFTIFIKNSIRFPLFNFEKGNLLPNLTTADIKTCRFHPDKAPFCPILRVGDVVKFAGQDFAKLASTGGVLGIKIGWVCDLDKAWDQCIPKYSFTRLDSVSEKSSVSPGYNFRFAKYYKMENGSEYRTLLKAFGIRFDVLVYGNAGKFNIIPTIISSVAAFTSVGVGTVLCDIILLNFLKGADQYKAKKFEEVNEMTLKITASANPVYPSDQTTEEKQSTDSGAYSIGH, from the exons ATGAATTGCATTTCTGACTTCTTCACCTACGAGACCACCAAGTCGGTGGTTGTGAAGAGCTGGACCATTGGGATCATCAACCGGGCAGTTCAGCTCCTCATCATCTCCTACTTTGTGGG GTGGGTTTTCCTGCATGAGAAGGCGTACCAGGTGCGGGACACGGCCATTGAGTCCTCGGTGGTGACCAAGGTGAAGGGCTTTGGACGCTACGCCAACCGAGTCATGGACGTGTCTGACTATGTGACCCCACCCCAG GGCACCTCCGTTTTTGTCATCATCACCAAGATGATCGTTACTGAAAACCAGATGCAAGGATTCTGCcctgag AGCGAGGAGAAGTTCCGCTGTGTATCAGACAGCCAGTGCGGGCCCGAACGCTTCCCGGCCGGGG GGATCCTCACCGGCCGCTGCGTGAACTACAGCTCCGTGCTCCAGACCTGTGAGGTCCAGGGCTGGTGCCCCGCCGAGGTGGACACGGTGGAGAC GCCTGTCATGATGGAAGCTGAGAACTTCACCATTTTCATCAAGAATAGCATCCGTTTCCCCCTCTTCAACTTCGAGAA GGGAAACCTCCTCCCCAACCTGACCACCGCTGACATCAAGACGTGCCGCTTCCACCCTGACAAGGCCCCCTTCTGCCCCATCTTGAGGGTGGGGGATGTGGTCAAGTTCGCGGGGCAGGATTTTGCCAAACTGGCCAGCACG GGCGGAGTTCTGGGCATTAAGATCGGCTGGGTGTGCGACCTGGACAAGGCCTGGGACCAGTGCATCCCTAAATATTCATTCACCCGACTCGACAGCGTTTCTGAGAAGAGCAGCGTCTCCCCGGGCTACAACTTCAG GTTTGCCAAGTACTACAAGATGGAGAACGGCAGCGAGTACCGCACGCTCCTGAAGGCTTTTGGCATCCGATTCGACGTGCTGGTGTACGGGAAT GCTGGCAAGTTCAACATCATCCCCACCATCATCAGCTCCGTAGCGGCCTTCACCTCCGTGGGAGTG ggGACCGTCCTCTGTGACATCATCCTGCTCAACTTCCTCAAGGGGGCCGACCAGTACAAAGCCAAGAAGTTTGAGGAG GTGAACGAGATGACGCTGAAGATCACGGCCTCAGCCAACCCCGTGTACCCCAGCGACCAGACCACGGAGGAGAAGCAGTCCACAGACTCTGGGGCCTATTCCATTGGCCACTAA